The proteins below come from a single Agrococcus beijingensis genomic window:
- the treY gene encoding malto-oligosyltrehalose synthase: protein MHAPRSTYRLQITERFTLFDAAKRLEALADLGADWVYLSPILQAEHGSDHGYDVVSHSRVDESRGGEAGLEALAAEARRLGMGVLVDIVPNHMGVAVPEHNSWWWQVLRDGRESPLADAFDIDWEAGGGRLLLPIVGDDDWSADGTVGHLEVERGADGDAEALRYWDTRLPVAPGTGEGTPQEVLERQHYRLGHWQQADDQLNYRRFFAVTTLAAVRVELPEVFDSTHVEIARWFDQRLVQGLRVDHPDGLRDPAGYLDDLDRLTGGAFVLVEKILEPGEELPRWATAGTTGYDTLGLIDRVLTDPAGAEPLDELDARLRGGEHVDWAELTHRTKRRIADGILRAEVLRLEREVRAADAWGHQGAPADTADAIAELLACFPVYRSYLPDGLEHLGTAAERAKGHRPELADTIDALLPVLGNARHEAALRFQQTSGMVMAKGVEDTAFYRYSRLTSLNEVGGDPEVFDVTIHDFHTSMAKRQAEWPLAMNALSTHDTKRGEDVRARITTIAEVPERWEALLDKLLVFAPNRGRAFVNLLLQAVVGAWPASEERLVAYMEKAAREADAITHWTDPDTRFEAHLADLVRSVRAEPASHAVEAFLADTEAGFRSNVLSAKLLNLMIPGFPDIYQGSEALEQSLVDPDNRRPVDWARMDALRQEADAPLTGDWDLEVAKVRLVREALRLRRAHPERFDRYEAVRASGEAEQHVLAFDRGGAIAIATRLPIGLAARGGWGETTLHLPPRGDDGARWRDLLTGRVVSGGETRLASLLDMLPVALLTLVD from the coding sequence GTGCACGCGCCCCGCAGCACCTACCGTCTGCAGATCACCGAGCGGTTCACGCTCTTCGACGCTGCGAAGCGGCTCGAGGCGCTCGCCGACCTCGGCGCCGACTGGGTGTACCTGTCGCCGATCCTGCAGGCCGAGCACGGCTCCGACCACGGCTACGACGTCGTCTCGCACTCGCGCGTCGACGAGTCGCGCGGGGGGGAGGCGGGGCTCGAGGCGCTGGCGGCCGAGGCGCGGCGGCTGGGCATGGGCGTGCTGGTCGACATCGTGCCCAACCACATGGGCGTCGCGGTGCCCGAGCACAACAGCTGGTGGTGGCAGGTGCTGCGCGACGGTCGCGAGAGCCCGTTGGCGGATGCGTTCGACATCGACTGGGAGGCGGGTGGCGGCAGGCTGCTGCTGCCGATCGTCGGCGACGACGACTGGTCGGCGGACGGCACGGTCGGCCACCTCGAGGTCGAGCGCGGGGCCGATGGCGACGCCGAGGCGCTGCGCTACTGGGACACCCGGCTGCCCGTCGCGCCCGGCACGGGCGAGGGCACGCCGCAGGAGGTGCTCGAGCGCCAGCACTACCGCCTGGGGCACTGGCAGCAGGCCGACGACCAGCTGAACTACCGGCGCTTCTTCGCCGTCACGACCCTCGCCGCGGTGCGGGTCGAGCTGCCAGAGGTCTTCGACTCGACGCACGTCGAGATCGCGCGCTGGTTCGACCAGCGGCTGGTGCAGGGCCTGCGCGTCGACCACCCCGACGGCCTGCGCGACCCGGCCGGCTACCTCGACGACCTCGACCGGCTGACCGGCGGCGCCTTCGTGCTGGTCGAGAAGATCCTCGAGCCGGGCGAGGAGCTGCCGCGCTGGGCGACCGCGGGCACCACCGGCTACGACACCCTCGGGCTCATCGATCGGGTGCTCACCGACCCCGCCGGCGCCGAGCCGCTGGACGAGCTCGACGCGCGCCTGCGCGGCGGCGAGCACGTCGACTGGGCCGAGCTGACGCACCGCACGAAGCGACGCATCGCCGACGGCATCCTGCGCGCCGAGGTGCTGCGGCTCGAGCGCGAGGTGCGGGCGGCGGATGCGTGGGGTCACCAGGGCGCGCCCGCCGACACCGCAGACGCGATCGCTGAGTTGCTCGCCTGCTTCCCGGTGTACCGCTCCTACCTGCCGGACGGGCTCGAGCACCTGGGCACCGCTGCGGAGCGGGCGAAGGGGCACCGACCAGAGCTGGCCGACACGATCGACGCGCTGCTGCCGGTCCTCGGCAACGCACGTCATGAGGCGGCGCTGCGGTTCCAGCAGACGAGCGGCATGGTGATGGCGAAGGGCGTGGAGGACACGGCGTTCTACCGCTACTCGCGCCTGACGAGCCTCAACGAGGTCGGCGGCGACCCCGAGGTCTTCGACGTCACGATCCACGACTTCCACACCTCGATGGCGAAGCGGCAGGCCGAGTGGCCGCTCGCGATGAACGCGCTCTCGACGCACGACACGAAGCGCGGTGAGGATGTGCGGGCGCGCATCACCACGATCGCCGAGGTGCCCGAGCGGTGGGAGGCGCTGCTCGACAAGCTGCTCGTCTTCGCGCCGAACCGCGGCCGCGCGTTCGTCAACCTGCTGCTGCAGGCGGTCGTGGGGGCCTGGCCCGCGAGCGAGGAGCGCCTGGTGGCCTACATGGAGAAGGCCGCCCGCGAGGCCGACGCCATCACGCACTGGACCGACCCCGACACGCGCTTCGAGGCGCACCTCGCCGACCTGGTGCGCAGCGTGCGCGCCGAGCCGGCGAGCCATGCCGTCGAGGCGTTCCTCGCCGACACCGAGGCCGGCTTCCGGTCGAACGTGCTGTCGGCGAAGCTGCTGAACCTCATGATCCCGGGGTTCCCCGACATCTATCAGGGCTCCGAGGCGCTCGAGCAGTCGCTCGTCGACCCCGACAACCGCCGCCCCGTCGACTGGGCGCGCATGGATGCGCTGCGGCAAGAGGCGGATGCGCCCCTCACCGGGGACTGGGACCTCGAGGTCGCGAAGGTGCGGCTCGTGCGCGAGGCCCTGCGGCTGCGCCGGGCACATCCGGAGCGCTTCGACCGCTACGAGGCCGTGCGCGCGTCGGGCGAGGCCGAGCAGCACGTGCTCGCCTTCGATCGCGGCGGCGCGATCGCGATCGCGACGCGGCTGCCGATCGGCCTGGCCGCCCGGGGCGGCTGGGGCGAGACCACGCTGCACCTGCCTCCGCGCGGCGACGACGGCGCGCGGTGGCGCGACCTGCTCACCGGCCGGGTCGTCTCCGGCGGCGAGACGCGGCTGGCGAGCCTGCTCGACATGCTGCCCGTGGCGCTGCTCACGCTCGTCGACTGA